A single window of Sneathia sanguinegens DNA harbors:
- a CDS encoding rod shape-determining protein codes for MYETGIYLTGGGANIRILKQRIEEEFKLKVTVAEDPIHVVVKGMAKIFEDFDKYANIIVPQYMEY; via the coding sequence ATATATGAAACAGGTATCTATTTAACAGGTGGAGGAGCTAATATTAGAATATTAAAACAAAGAATAGAAGAAGAATTTAAATTAAAGGTAACAGTTGCAGAAGATCCTATTCATGTTGTAGTCAAAGGAATGGCAAAAATATTTGAAGATTTTGATAAATATGCAAATATCATAGTTCCTCAATATATGGAGTATTAA
- the scpB gene encoding SMC-Scp complex subunit ScpB, with amino-acid sequence MIDINREIEAIIFMSDKAIPIEELAIFFNKSLDEMRDILKKIKEDYEDRGINILISQAMVKLITNPLCGKAVTNFFSPTVKIKKLSKSSMETLTIIAFKGPITKSEIEEIKGVSVDGTIQTLLEKKLIYSSGVKKALGNPKLYEVTDNFYGYVGIESKEELFKMEKARWLNEYKGEKIEDK; translated from the coding sequence ATGATAGATATAAATAGGGAGATAGAAGCAATAATTTTTATGTCAGATAAGGCAATTCCTATAGAAGAATTAGCTATATTTTTCAATAAATCATTAGATGAAATGAGAGATATTTTAAAAAAAATAAAAGAAGATTATGAAGATAGAGGCATAAATATATTAATATCTCAAGCTATGGTAAAATTGATAACAAATCCACTTTGTGGAAAGGCAGTAACAAATTTTTTCAGTCCAACAGTTAAAATAAAAAAATTATCAAAATCAAGTATGGAAACTTTAACTATTATAGCCTTTAAAGGACCTATTACCAAAAGTGAAATAGAAGAAATTAAAGGAGTTAGTGTTGATGGGACTATACAAACTTTACTTGAAAAAAAATTAATTTATTCAAGTGGTGTTAAAAAAGCCTTAGGTAATCCAAAGTTATATGAGGTTACAGATAATTTTTATGGCTATGTTGGAATAGAATCAAAAGAAGAATTATTTAAAATGGAAAAAGCTAGATGGCTAAATGAATATAAGGGGGAAAAAATTGAGGATAAATAA
- a CDS encoding pseudouridine synthase, translated as MRINKYIALSGFCSRRAADKLIEDKRVTINKQIADKGAYVEDTDVVRIDGERVNVKLGQYEYYLLNKPKRVICSNDDKFGRRTAVSLIKSNKRLFTYGRLDYMTEGLIIISNDGDLYNNIMHPRQKLYKSYLANIDKAIKDEHIEAMKHGVVIDGVRTAPAKVKKISEKEIRVAIFEGRNRQIRKMFEILGYEVKNLKRVKIGELTLRDLEVGKYRKLTKEEVEYLKKL; from the coding sequence TTGAGGATAAATAAGTATATAGCTTTATCTGGATTTTGTTCGAGAAGAGCTGCAGATAAGTTGATTGAAGATAAAAGAGTGACGATAAATAAGCAAATAGCAGATAAAGGAGCCTATGTAGAAGATACAGATGTGGTTAGAATAGATGGAGAAAGAGTGAATGTTAAACTTGGACAATATGAATATTATTTGCTTAATAAACCTAAAAGAGTTATTTGTTCAAATGATGATAAGTTTGGAAGAAGAACAGCTGTTTCTCTTATAAAATCAAATAAAAGATTATTTACCTATGGAAGATTAGACTATATGACAGAAGGCTTGATAATAATAAGCAATGATGGAGATTTATATAACAATATTATGCATCCAAGACAGAAATTATATAAAAGTTATCTCGCAAATATAGATAAAGCAATAAAAGATGAACATATAGAAGCAATGAAACATGGAGTAGTTATTGATGGAGTGAGAACAGCTCCTGCTAAGGTTAAAAAAATATCTGAAAAAGAAATTCGTGTTGCTATTTTTGAAGGAAGAAATAGACAAATAAGAAAAATGTTTGAAATTTTAGGTTATGAAGTTAAAAATTTAAAAAGAGTAAAAATAGGAGAATTAACTTTAAGAGATCTTGAAGTTGGAAAATATAGAAAATTGACAAAAGAAGAAGTTGAATATTTGAAGAAGTTGTAG
- the gatC gene encoding Asp-tRNA(Asn)/Glu-tRNA(Gln) amidotransferase subunit GatC — protein sequence MLSKEEVLKIAKLSKLKLSDEELIDMEKSLNEIFEYIKQINEVDVSNVDPLYNVLEIKDRTREDIVKNTEKKEDFLNNAPKKDEEFVILPKIV from the coding sequence ATGTTAAGTAAAGAAGAGGTATTAAAGATAGCGAAACTATCTAAATTAAAACTTAGTGATGAAGAATTAATTGATATGGAAAAATCACTTAATGAAATTTTTGAGTATATAAAACAAATTAATGAAGTAGATGTTAGCAATGTAGACCCTTTATATAATGTTTTAGAAATAAAGGATAGAACAAGGGAAGATATAGTTAAAAATACAGAAAAAAAGGAAGACTTTTTGAATAATGCACCTAAAAAAGATGAAGAGTTTGTTATATTACCTAAAATAGTTTAA
- the gatA gene encoding Asp-tRNA(Asn)/Glu-tRNA(Gln) amidotransferase subunit GatA yields MKIYEYSATEIAEKIRKKEITATEVIEQLNERIKKVDDKIGAYVDINLQTALEMAKKVDENVPNSKLYGVPVALKDNIVSYKEKTTAASKILANYVGTYDATVVKRMKKAGIIPFGKANMDEFAMGSSTENSSVKITSNPFDFERIPGGSSGGSAAMVAAQEAFIALGSDTGGSVRQPASLTGTVGLKPTYGRVSRYGLMAFGSSLDQIGIIARQTKDIASLLEIIAGYDELDATTAKKEVPEYTKLLDRDISNLTIGLPKEYFTEKLDKGVRDSIEKAIEELKKIGVKFKEISLPYSKYAISTYYVISSAEAASNLARYDGVRYGVRASDESVEDMYVKTRTQGFGKEVKRRIMIGNYVLCSGFYDAYYKRASQIRRLIKEDFEKALKEVDLILTPTSPVVAFKKGEKISDPITMYLSDIYTVCVSMAGLPAISIPSGMYNNLPVGMQLIGNYFEEDKILNVANIYENIRGKIKYPEI; encoded by the coding sequence ATGAAAATATATGAATATAGTGCTACAGAAATAGCAGAAAAAATTAGAAAAAAGGAAATAACAGCTACAGAAGTTATAGAGCAATTGAATGAAAGAATAAAAAAAGTAGATGATAAAATAGGGGCTTATGTAGATATTAATTTACAAACAGCTTTAGAAATGGCAAAAAAAGTAGATGAAAATGTTCCAAATTCTAAACTTTATGGAGTTCCAGTAGCTTTAAAAGATAATATAGTATCATATAAAGAAAAAACTACAGCAGCTTCAAAGATATTAGCAAATTATGTAGGAACATATGATGCAACTGTTGTTAAAAGAATGAAAAAAGCAGGTATAATACCTTTTGGTAAGGCTAATATGGACGAATTTGCTATGGGTTCTTCAACAGAAAATTCAAGTGTAAAGATTACTTCTAATCCTTTTGATTTTGAAAGAATACCAGGAGGTTCAAGTGGAGGATCAGCAGCTATGGTTGCTGCACAAGAAGCTTTTATTGCATTAGGTTCTGATACTGGAGGTAGTGTTAGACAACCAGCTTCATTAACAGGAACTGTTGGTTTGAAACCTACTTATGGAAGAGTATCAAGATATGGACTTATGGCATTTGGATCATCACTAGATCAAATAGGGATAATAGCAAGACAAACAAAAGATATAGCAAGTTTACTTGAAATAATAGCAGGCTATGATGAATTAGATGCTACTACAGCAAAAAAAGAAGTTCCAGAATATACAAAGCTATTAGACAGAGATATATCTAATTTGACTATAGGTTTACCAAAAGAATATTTTACAGAAAAATTGGATAAGGGTGTAAGAGATAGCATAGAAAAAGCAATAGAAGAATTGAAAAAAATTGGTGTAAAATTTAAAGAAATAAGTTTACCATATTCAAAATATGCAATATCTACATATTATGTAATATCTTCAGCAGAAGCAGCTTCTAATCTGGCTAGATATGATGGAGTTAGATATGGAGTTAGAGCAAGTGACGAAAGTGTAGAAGATATGTATGTAAAGACTAGAACACAAGGTTTTGGAAAAGAAGTAAAAAGAAGAATAATGATAGGTAATTATGTTCTTTGTTCTGGTTTTTATGATGCGTACTATAAAAGAGCTTCACAAATAAGAAGATTAATAAAAGAAGATTTTGAAAAAGCATTAAAAGAAGTAGATTTAATTTTAACACCTACTTCACCAGTAGTAGCCTTTAAAAAAGGAGAAAAAATTTCTGATCCTATAACTATGTATTTATCAGATATATATACAGTTTGTGTAAGCATGGCGGGATTACCTGCTATATCAATTCCTAGTGGTATGTACAATAATTTACCTGTAGGAATGCAATTAATTGGAAATTACTTTGAAGAAGATAAGATACTTAATGTAGCAAATATTTATGAAAATATTAGAGGTAAAATAAAATACCCAGAAATTTAA
- the gatB gene encoding Asp-tRNA(Asn)/Glu-tRNA(Gln) amidotransferase subunit GatB — protein sequence MNYESTIGLEVHIQLKTKSKIWCSASANYDEQEPNTCISPTCVGEPGALPKLNDEVLNYAIKAALALGCSINQLSFFDRKNYFYPDSPKNYQITQFFKPYAENGELKIVTNSGKESVVKIERIQIEEDTAKSIHLSSESLLNFNRASMPLLEIITTPCISNSEQAYAYLTTLKERIKYTKVSDVSMELGSLRCDANVSVKKKGETKLGTRTETKNLNSFKAVVKAIEYEINRQIDVIENGGRVIQETRLWDEENGVTRTMRSKEDAMDYRYFPEPDLPPVVISDERLEKVKKDMPEFSDEKMSRFISQYNIPEVEARILTNEPELADYFEKVATEVKDARMAANWILTEVLRVLKEKNCSIEEFNIREDRLADLIHLIKNKTISSKIAKDIFEKMLEIEQKASEIVKKEGLAQITDSKAIEELVDKVLAENEASVADLKAGKDRAMKYLMGQAMKLSKGKANPKQVSDLILEKCK from the coding sequence ATGAATTATGAATCTACAATAGGTTTGGAAGTACATATACAATTAAAAACAAAATCAAAAATATGGTGTAGTGCAAGTGCTAACTATGATGAACAAGAACCAAATACATGTATTAGTCCAACTTGTGTTGGAGAACCAGGAGCTTTACCAAAATTGAATGATGAAGTTTTGAATTATGCAATTAAGGCTGCTTTAGCCCTAGGTTGTTCTATAAATCAATTGAGTTTTTTTGACAGAAAAAATTACTTTTATCCAGATTCACCAAAAAATTATCAAATAACACAATTTTTCAAGCCCTATGCTGAAAATGGAGAATTAAAAATAGTAACAAATAGTGGAAAAGAATCAGTTGTAAAAATAGAAAGAATACAAATAGAAGAAGATACAGCAAAGAGTATTCATTTATCAAGTGAAAGTTTACTTAATTTTAATAGAGCTTCTATGCCACTTCTTGAAATAATAACAACACCTTGTATATCTAATTCTGAACAAGCTTATGCATATTTGACAACATTGAAGGAAAGAATTAAATATACAAAAGTTAGTGATGTTAGTATGGAATTAGGATCTTTAAGATGTGATGCAAATGTATCTGTTAAAAAAAAGGGAGAAACAAAATTAGGAACTAGAACAGAAACTAAAAATTTGAATTCTTTTAAAGCTGTAGTAAAAGCAATAGAATATGAAATTAATAGACAAATTGATGTTATAGAAAATGGTGGAAGGGTAATTCAAGAAACTAGACTTTGGGATGAAGAAAATGGTGTTACAAGAACTATGAGATCAAAGGAAGATGCTATGGATTATAGATATTTCCCAGAACCAGATTTACCACCAGTAGTAATAAGTGATGAAAGATTAGAAAAGGTAAAAAAAGATATGCCTGAATTTTCTGATGAAAAAATGTCTAGATTTATATCACAATATAATATACCAGAAGTTGAAGCTAGAATATTAACTAATGAACCAGAATTAGCTGACTATTTTGAAAAGGTTGCAACAGAAGTAAAAGATGCTAGAATGGCAGCTAATTGGATATTAACAGAAGTTTTAAGAGTTTTAAAAGAAAAAAATTGTAGTATAGAAGAGTTCAATATAAGGGAAGATAGATTAGCAGATTTAATACATTTGATAAAGAATAAGACAATAAGTTCAAAAATAGCAAAAGACATATTTGAAAAAATGTTAGAAATTGAACAAAAAGCAAGTGAAATAGTTAAAAAAGAAGGTTTAGCTCAAATAACAGATAGTAAAGCTATAGAAGAATTGGTTGATAAAGTTTTAGCAGAAAATGAAGCTTCTGTTGCTGATTTAAAAGCTGGTAAAGACAGAGCTATGAAATATTTGATGGGACAAGCTATGAAATTATCAAAGGGTAAGGCAAATCCTAAGCAAGTTTCAGATTTAATTTTAGAAAAATGTAAATAG